Within the Arthrobacter sp. UKPF54-2 genome, the region GGACATCTGGCAATGGACCCCCATGGTGGTCCTGATCCTGCTCGCCGGCCTGACCTCGCTCTCCGAGGAACCGGACGAGGCCGCCCGGATGGACGGCGCGAACGCCTTCCAGCGCTTCTTCTTCATCACCCTGCCGCTCATGATGCCGACCGTGATCGTCGCCGTCCTGCTGCGCGGCATCGACGCCCTGAAGACCTTCGACATCCTCTACGCCACCAAGGGCAAGGGCGGCGGGTCCTTCCACGAGGTGGAGACCCTCAACGTCTACGCCTACGGCCTGAGCTTCGACTACAACCAGTACGGGCTCTCCTCCGCGGTGCTGATCCTGTTCTTCATGATCATCATCGGCACCATGTGGCTGCTGACCATGCGCAAGAAAGCGGTAAGCAAATGACCGTCCTGAACCAGACCACCGACAACACCACGGCCGCCCGGACCGCCCCGGCCCCCCGCCGCCGCAAGCCGCTGGCCACCCGCGCGTACAAGGTCTTCCGGGTTGTTGCCCTGGTCGCCGTCGTGCTGTTCCTGATCGCCCCGCTGTTCTGGATGCTGCTGGCCTCCTTCAAGACGAACGTGGACATCTACGACACGGCCAAGTCCTTCGTCTTCACCCCCACCGGCGAGAACTACGCCAACGTGCTGCAGCGCAACAACTACTTCGTGTTCATCTTCAACAGCTTCTGGGTGGCGTTCGTCTCCACCGCGCTGTCCCTGGTCCTCGGCGTGCCGGCGGCCTACGCGATGAGCCGCTTCACCATGCACCGCTCGGCGCTGGTGGTCCTGATGGCCCGCGTCATCCCCGGCGTCTCGCTGCTGGTGCCCTGGTACTACGTCTTCTCCAACCTGAAGATGGTGGGCGGCTTCGAGGTCCTCATCCT harbors:
- a CDS encoding carbohydrate ABC transporter permease, with amino-acid sequence MTVLNQTTDNTTAARTAPAPRRRKPLATRAYKVFRVVALVAVVLFLIAPLFWMLLASFKTNVDIYDTAKSFVFTPTGENYANVLQRNNYFVFIFNSFWVAFVSTALSLVLGVPAAYAMSRFTMHRSALVVLMARVIPGVSLLVPWYYVFSNLKMVGGFEVLILSHMFVALPLIVYIMMSYFDSLPLELEESAQVDGLTPIGAFRRITLPLSVSGIATAGILSFIFSWNNFMFALVLSGSKTKTLPVAIFDFVSYASIDWGGLMAAATVVTIPIMIIALFTQKYIVSGLTAGATKG